In the genome of Desulfuromonas sp. DDH964, one region contains:
- a CDS encoding HEAT repeat domain-containing protein: MRLLSILLLLTLLVACTERRGPIDLGALEGKARGGDAAAVSELVDLLAVAENNVNGRAYQILVDLGDKAVPKLLTKVASSDREQREHVIAALGNLKVKAALPAIIKVLADPALGRRYVAAWALGEIGDPAAIPALVSALNDQDAEVRKYATRSLIKFNRQAVPALLAALPKASDVAGAGMVRALGDIADPASLDALLARVDGPNRREVFTALGKLRDPRAEDALIAGLGDSDWQVRMNAAMALGPIGGPASIKALQRSMEDEVHVVREWSARSLEMIGGKHVKYRNEKGEYVAPYAIYH, from the coding sequence ATGCGCCTACTGTCGATCCTGTTGTTGCTGACCCTGCTGGTCGCCTGCACCGAGCGCCGCGGTCCCATCGACCTCGGCGCCCTCGAAGGGAAGGCGCGGGGCGGTGACGCTGCTGCGGTCTCCGAGCTGGTCGACCTTCTTGCTGTGGCCGAAAACAATGTCAACGGCAGGGCTTACCAGATTCTCGTCGATCTCGGCGACAAGGCGGTGCCGAAGCTGCTGACCAAGGTCGCCAGTTCCGACCGCGAACAGCGCGAGCATGTGATCGCGGCGCTCGGCAACCTCAAGGTCAAGGCGGCGCTGCCGGCGATAATCAAGGTCCTCGCCGACCCGGCCCTCGGTCGGCGCTATGTCGCCGCCTGGGCCCTCGGCGAGATCGGCGATCCGGCAGCGATCCCGGCGCTGGTGAGCGCACTGAATGACCAGGATGCGGAGGTGCGCAAGTACGCGACCCGTTCGCTGATCAAGTTCAATCGCCAGGCGGTGCCGGCGCTCCTCGCCGCGTTGCCCAAGGCCTCGGACGTGGCCGGGGCGGGGATGGTGCGGGCCCTCGGCGACATCGCCGATCCCGCCTCCCTCGACGCCCTGCTCGCCCGGGTCGATGGTCCCAACCGGCGCGAGGTCTTTACCGCCCTCGGCAAGCTGCGCGATCCCCGCGCGGAGGACGCCCTGATCGCCGGTCTTGGCGACAGCGACTGGCAGGTGCGGATGAATGCGGCGATGGCCCTCGGTCCGATCGGCGGTCCTGCCTCGATCAAGGCCTTGCAGCGGAGTATGGAAGACGAGGTCCACGTGGTGCGCGAGTGGTCGGCCCGCTCCCTCGAGATGATCGGCGGCAAGCACGTCAAGTACCGAAACGAGAAGGGGGAGTATGTCGCTCCCTACGCCATTTATCATTGA
- a CDS encoding IS256 family transposase: MAIEKDLLDRLLADYKKPEDLIGETGLLKQLTKALLERALEAELTQHLGHEKHAPVATKGGNARNGKSAKTIKGEFGKLPIEVPRDRDSSFEPLIIPKGQTRFAGFDGKIISLYARGMTTREIQGHLEEIYGVEVSPALISSVTDAVADEVKIWQNRPLDALYPIVYMDAVRVKVRDNGHVSNKAVYLALGVTLDGIKEVLGMWVAENEGAKFWLQVVTELKNRGVEDIFIACVDGLKGFPEAIEAVFPRTQVQLCLVHMVRHSLKYVSWKQRKEVAADLKTIYQAATAEQAEMNLTEFEAKWDKTHPSIGQSWRRNWERITPFFAYPAEIRKVIYTTNAIESLNMSLRKVTKNRGSFPSDAAMFKLLYLALNNIAKKWTLPIRDWKAALNRFSILFEGRLPVY, from the coding sequence ATGGCCATCGAAAAAGATCTGCTGGACCGCCTGCTTGCCGACTACAAGAAGCCCGAAGACCTGATCGGCGAAACCGGCTTGCTTAAACAGCTCACCAAGGCCCTTCTGGAACGAGCTTTGGAAGCGGAATTGACCCAACACCTGGGGCACGAGAAGCATGCTCCCGTGGCCACGAAAGGCGGCAATGCCCGCAATGGCAAGTCGGCCAAAACCATCAAGGGCGAATTCGGCAAACTGCCGATCGAGGTTCCGCGTGACCGGGACAGCAGCTTCGAGCCGCTCATCATTCCCAAGGGCCAGACCCGCTTCGCCGGCTTCGACGGCAAGATCATCTCCCTCTACGCCCGGGGGATGACGACCCGGGAGATCCAAGGGCATCTGGAAGAGATTTATGGCGTCGAGGTCTCTCCCGCCCTCATTTCCAGCGTGACCGATGCCGTCGCGGACGAGGTCAAGATCTGGCAGAACCGACCGCTCGACGCCCTCTATCCCATCGTCTATATGGACGCGGTCCGGGTTAAGGTGCGGGACAACGGCCACGTCAGCAATAAAGCGGTCTACCTGGCCCTGGGCGTCACCCTGGACGGCATCAAGGAGGTCCTGGGTATGTGGGTGGCCGAGAACGAGGGCGCCAAGTTCTGGTTACAGGTGGTGACCGAGTTGAAAAACCGGGGTGTCGAAGACATCTTCATCGCCTGCGTGGACGGGCTCAAAGGTTTCCCCGAGGCCATCGAAGCGGTCTTTCCTCGCACCCAGGTCCAGCTCTGCCTCGTTCACATGGTGCGTCATTCTCTCAAATACGTCTCCTGGAAGCAGCGCAAGGAAGTGGCGGCCGATCTGAAGACCATTTACCAGGCCGCGACGGCCGAGCAGGCCGAAATGAACCTGACGGAGTTCGAAGCGAAGTGGGATAAAACCCACCCTTCCATCGGCCAGTCCTGGCGGCGGAACTGGGAGAGAATCACCCCTTTTTTCGCCTACCCGGCGGAGATTCGCAAGGTGATCTACACCACCAATGCGATCGAATCGCTGAACATGTCGCTGCGCAAGGTCACCAAGAACCGGGGCTCATTCCCCAGCGATGCAGCCATGTTCAAACTGCTCTACCTGGCGCTGAATAATATCGCCAAGAAATGGACCCTGCCGATTCGGGACTGGAAGGCCGCCCTCAACCGGTTCTCCATCTTGTTCGAAGGCAGGTTGCCGGTTTACTGA
- a CDS encoding carboxypeptidase regulatory-like domain-containing protein — translation MRRSVWPLLLLIFLFTGLVACQQETPAPSAAGGGSGLGRVHGTIVTPLEGSLLYVYKKGMDLYGPAFALSEATGADGSFDLQLPPGDYIVVARRRVNGENAGPVLAGDNKSDFINITVTEAGRELTIVAPTKVGDSRRLTTDTEVTKTGLSGLVTDADGKPVEGARVHVYDHVQMSERPKFVSEKTGPDGRYLLYLPAGGTYYLAARDKFGGPPKLGDLYGRYDQGTIEPSAIVVRQGEVLKDVNITVTKVW, via the coding sequence ATGCGTCGATCCGTTTGGCCGCTTTTGCTTCTTATCTTCCTGTTCACCGGACTTGTCGCCTGCCAGCAGGAGACGCCGGCGCCGTCAGCGGCGGGTGGGGGGAGCGGCCTCGGCCGGGTGCATGGCACCATCGTTACCCCCCTCGAGGGGAGCCTGCTCTACGTCTACAAGAAGGGGATGGACCTCTACGGCCCGGCCTTTGCCCTCTCCGAAGCGACCGGCGCTGACGGCAGCTTTGATCTGCAACTGCCGCCCGGCGATTACATCGTCGTCGCCCGGCGCCGGGTCAACGGCGAGAATGCCGGGCCGGTGCTGGCCGGGGACAATAAGAGCGACTTCATCAATATCACCGTGACCGAAGCCGGGCGCGAACTGACCATCGTCGCCCCCACCAAAGTTGGCGACAGCCGCCGCCTGACGACCGACACCGAAGTGACCAAGACCGGCCTCTCCGGCCTGGTGACCGACGCCGACGGCAAGCCGGTGGAGGGGGCGCGGGTTCACGTCTATGACCATGTGCAGATGTCGGAGCGTCCCAAGTTTGTTTCCGAGAAGACCGGCCCCGATGGTCGTTACCTGCTTTATCTTCCCGCGGGTGGAACCTACTACCTGGCGGCCCGGGACAAGTTTGGCGGCCCGCCCAAGCTCGGCGATCTTTACGGTCGTTACGACCAGGGGACGATTGAACCTTCGGCGATCGTCGTTCGCCAGGGTGAAGTCCTCAAAGACGTCAATATTACCGTGACCAAGGTCTGGTGA
- a CDS encoding four helix bundle suffix domain-containing protein, producing the protein MPEGFIPPHGGYRSLLSYRKAEIVYDATVFFCERFIDRRSRTRDQMVQAARSGKQNIVEASVASGTSKEMEIKLTNVARASLEELLEDYRDFLRVGGAPLWDKNSREARFVRNLGSRSQKSHESYATYRTYIETRPPEVVANILICLIHQANYLLDRQIRQLEQAFLEEGGLRERMTKARLEARKAK; encoded by the coding sequence ATGCCGGAGGGTTTCATCCCGCCGCACGGCGGCTATCGCAGTCTGTTGTCCTATCGCAAGGCCGAGATTGTCTACGACGCCACGGTCTTCTTCTGCGAGCGCTTCATCGACCGGCGCAGCCGCACCCGTGACCAGATGGTGCAGGCGGCGCGCTCCGGCAAACAGAACATTGTCGAGGCCAGCGTCGCCTCGGGGACCTCGAAGGAGATGGAGATCAAGCTGACCAACGTGGCGCGGGCCAGCCTGGAAGAACTGCTGGAGGACTACCGGGATTTCCTGCGCGTTGGCGGTGCGCCCCTGTGGGACAAGAACAGCCGAGAAGCCCGCTTCGTACGCAATCTCGGCAGTCGGTCCCAAAAGTCTCATGAGTCCTATGCGACCTATAGGACCTATATTGAAACCCGCCCGCCCGAGGTGGTGGCCAACATCCTCATCTGCCTGATCCACCAGGCCAATTACCTGCTTGACCGGCAAATCAGGCAGTTGGAGCAGGCGTTTCTTGAGGAGGGGGGCTTGCGCGAGCGGATGACCAAGGCGCGGTTGGAAGCGCGGAAAGCAAAATGA
- a CDS encoding vitamin B12-dependent ribonucleotide reductase encodes MNKKTSSATLALSKNALTVLERRYLKRDAEGKVLETASDMFRRVAETIASAEDKLKTGIDSKALADEFFRMMTSLEFLPNSPTLMNAGRELGQLSACFVLPVGDSMESIFEAIKNTALIHKSGGGTGFSFSRIRPANDVVLSTKGVSSGPLSFMKVFDAATETIKQGGTRRGANMGIMRVDHPDIMDFIMCKRDQTVLTNFNISVGMTEKFMEAVESDGEYEIINPRDGEVIKMMPARKVFEHIVDLAWTNGEPGIIFLDRLNRDNPTPLVGEIEATNPCGEQPLLPYESCNLGSINLAKMVKNGDVDWDHLKKVVHAGTRFLDNVIEVNKYPIPEIDEMTRSNRKIGLGVMGWADLLILCGIPYSSPEAVALGEKLMKFITDESRKASQELAKERGPFPNYKGSIFDKKGAKPVRNATCTTIAPTGTISIMANASSGVEPLFAVSYVRQVLDKDKLIEVHPLFEQIAKERGFYSKELMEEIAEHGTVQDVKGVPADVRRVFVTSHDITPEDHIKMQAAFQKYTDNAVSKTVNFTHDASREDVATVYRLAYKMGCKGVTIYRDGSRDMQVLSVAKKEEHPENVVPMESRKGSRKRDRPRALKGATYQMETGCGPLYVTINEDNEGLFELFTTMGKAGGCAASQCEAIGRLVSLAWRSGVQARQAVKQMIGITCHKPAGFGDNRVTSCADAVAKAIQMHMIDEETDMHSQTGGACPECGGPVEHEGGCCVCHACGYSECA; translated from the coding sequence ATGAACAAAAAGACCAGTTCTGCCACCCTGGCCCTGTCGAAGAATGCCCTCACCGTGCTCGAACGGCGCTACCTGAAACGGGATGCCGAGGGAAAGGTCCTCGAAACGGCCAGCGACATGTTCCGGCGCGTCGCCGAGACGATCGCCAGCGCTGAGGACAAACTAAAGACCGGCATCGACAGCAAGGCCCTCGCCGATGAATTCTTCCGCATGATGACCAGCCTTGAGTTCCTGCCCAACTCGCCGACCCTGATGAATGCCGGGCGCGAGCTCGGCCAGCTCTCCGCCTGCTTCGTGCTGCCGGTCGGCGACTCGATGGAGTCGATCTTCGAGGCGATCAAGAATACCGCGCTGATCCACAAGAGCGGCGGCGGCACCGGTTTCTCCTTCTCCCGCATCCGCCCGGCCAACGACGTCGTCCTCTCCACCAAGGGGGTCTCCTCCGGCCCCCTCTCCTTCATGAAGGTCTTCGACGCCGCCACCGAGACGATCAAGCAGGGCGGCACCCGCCGCGGCGCCAACATGGGGATCATGCGGGTCGACCATCCCGACATCATGGATTTCATCATGTGCAAGCGCGACCAGACGGTGTTGACCAACTTCAACATCTCCGTCGGCATGACCGAGAAGTTCATGGAGGCGGTGGAGAGCGATGGCGAATACGAGATCATCAACCCCCGCGACGGCGAGGTCATCAAGATGATGCCGGCGCGCAAGGTCTTCGAACATATCGTCGATCTTGCCTGGACCAACGGGGAGCCGGGGATCATCTTCCTCGATCGCCTCAACCGCGACAACCCGACCCCCCTGGTCGGCGAGATCGAAGCGACCAACCCCTGCGGCGAGCAGCCGCTCCTCCCCTACGAGAGCTGCAACCTCGGCTCGATCAACCTGGCGAAGATGGTCAAGAACGGCGACGTCGATTGGGACCATCTCAAGAAGGTGGTTCATGCCGGCACCCGCTTCCTCGACAACGTCATCGAGGTCAACAAGTACCCGATCCCCGAGATCGACGAGATGACGCGCAGCAACCGCAAGATCGGCCTCGGCGTCATGGGCTGGGCCGACCTGCTGATCCTCTGCGGGATTCCCTACAGCTCCCCCGAGGCGGTGGCGCTGGGCGAGAAACTGATGAAGTTCATCACCGACGAGTCACGCAAGGCGTCGCAGGAGCTCGCAAAAGAGCGCGGCCCCTTCCCCAACTACAAGGGAAGCATTTTTGACAAGAAGGGCGCCAAGCCGGTGCGCAACGCCACCTGCACCACCATCGCCCCGACCGGCACCATCTCGATCATGGCCAACGCGTCAAGCGGCGTCGAGCCCCTCTTCGCCGTCTCCTATGTGCGCCAGGTCCTCGACAAGGACAAACTGATCGAGGTCCATCCCCTCTTCGAGCAGATCGCCAAGGAGCGCGGTTTCTACAGCAAGGAACTGATGGAGGAGATCGCCGAGCACGGCACGGTGCAGGATGTCAAGGGGGTTCCCGCCGACGTGCGCCGGGTTTTCGTCACCAGTCACGACATCACCCCGGAAGACCACATCAAGATGCAGGCGGCGTTTCAGAAATACACCGACAACGCCGTCTCCAAGACCGTCAACTTCACCCACGACGCCAGCCGCGAGGATGTCGCCACTGTCTACCGCCTCGCCTACAAGATGGGCTGCAAGGGGGTCACCATCTACCGCGATGGCAGCCGCGACATGCAGGTCCTCTCCGTCGCCAAGAAGGAGGAGCACCCGGAAAACGTGGTGCCGATGGAGTCGCGCAAGGGGAGCCGGAAACGTGACCGGCCCCGTGCGCTGAAAGGCGCCACCTACCAGATGGAGACCGGCTGCGGCCCCCTCTACGTCACCATCAACGAGGACAACGAGGGTCTCTTCGAGCTCTTCACCACCATGGGCAAGGCCGGCGGCTGCGCCGCCAGCCAGTGCGAGGCGATCGGCCGCCTCGTCTCCCTCGCCTGGCGCTCCGGCGTCCAGGCCCGCCAGGCGGTCAAGCAGATGATCGGCATCACCTGCCACAAGCCGGCCGGTTTTGGCGACAACCGCGTCACCTCCTGCGCCGACGCCGTCGCCAAGGCGATCCAGATGCATATGATTGACGAGGAAACGGACATGCACAGCCAGACCGGCGGCGCCTGCCCCGAGTGCGGTGGGCCGGTGGAACACGAAGGGGGTTGCTGCGTCTGCCATGCCTGCGGGTACAGCGAATGTGCCTAG
- a CDS encoding sensor domain-containing diguanylate cyclase, with protein MTSRTPKAAHLEEELRDLRSILSVAQVVVSSLELDEVLENILGSAMAIMEMPAGSIALYDEERSELELHCHAGLSEKFVAKVRWKVKAGGLTHRILEEGELFIVEDTANAEFFNNPLAVAEGLRSLIAVPLKVQNKIVGVLYVDDFVPRTFPEKRLKPLSILASFASMSIDNARLHEKTRQLACTDGLTGLYNHRQFKQVFREEMARTIRYEKPLALVMFDVDDFKKFNDTYGHPNGDKVLVDVAHILQEALRECDIVFRYGGEEFIAILPETGLAEALIAAERARLAIQTETPKSLGPISGHGVTASAGVACYPRDGLDLDSLLKATDDLLYLAKKHGKNKVYHHPDPV; from the coding sequence ATGACCAGCCGCACTCCCAAAGCCGCCCATCTCGAAGAAGAGCTCCGCGATCTGCGCTCGATCCTCAGCGTCGCCCAGGTGGTTGTCTCCTCTCTCGAACTCGACGAGGTGCTGGAGAATATCCTCGGCAGCGCCATGGCGATCATGGAGATGCCGGCCGGGTCGATCGCGCTCTACGACGAGGAACGCTCGGAGCTGGAACTCCATTGTCATGCCGGCCTGAGCGAGAAGTTCGTCGCCAAGGTGCGCTGGAAGGTCAAGGCCGGCGGTCTCACCCATCGGATTCTCGAGGAGGGGGAGCTTTTCATCGTCGAGGATACCGCCAACGCCGAATTCTTCAATAACCCGCTGGCGGTCGCCGAGGGCCTGCGTTCCCTGATCGCGGTCCCCCTGAAGGTTCAGAACAAGATTGTCGGGGTGCTCTATGTCGATGATTTTGTACCGCGCACCTTCCCCGAGAAACGCCTCAAGCCCCTCTCGATCCTCGCCTCCTTTGCCTCCATGAGTATCGACAACGCCCGCCTCCACGAAAAGACGCGGCAGCTCGCCTGTACCGACGGTCTCACCGGTCTCTACAACCACCGCCAGTTCAAGCAGGTCTTCCGCGAGGAGATGGCGCGCACCATTCGCTACGAGAAGCCGCTGGCACTGGTCATGTTCGACGTCGATGACTTCAAGAAGTTCAATGACACCTACGGTCATCCTAACGGTGACAAGGTTCTCGTCGATGTCGCCCATATCCTGCAGGAGGCCCTGCGCGAGTGCGATATTGTCTTCCGTTACGGCGGTGAAGAGTTTATCGCCATCCTCCCCGAGACCGGCCTCGCCGAAGCGCTGATTGCCGCCGAGCGGGCACGGCTGGCGATTCAGACCGAGACCCCGAAGAGCCTCGGCCCGATCTCCGGGCACGGGGTCACGGCGAGCGCCGGCGTCGCCTGCTATCCCCGCGATGGTCTCGATCTCGATTCCCTCCTCAAGGCAACCGACGACCTTCTTTACCTGGCCAAGAAACACGGCAAGAACAAGGTCTACCACCACCCGGACCCGGTCTGA
- a CDS encoding DUF4372 domain-containing protein, with protein MNAGQTAFRQLLQFLPRHEFNLCSSRYRSRHSGTQLRKVFQFIPRGLSIAGLPSPPRSSDLHFAFRASNRALVIRSRKPPSSRNACSNCLICRSSR; from the coding sequence ATGAACGCAGGCCAGACCGCTTTTAGACAGCTTCTTCAGTTTCTCCCGCGTCACGAGTTCAACCTCTGCTCCTCAAGATACCGCTCCCGCCACTCCGGGACCCAATTGCGAAAGGTTTTCCAATTTATTCCCAGGGGTTTGTCCATCGCTGGCCTCCCATCACCCCCAAGGTCTTCAGACCTTCATTTTGCTTTCCGCGCTTCCAACCGCGCCTTGGTCATCCGCTCGCGCAAGCCCCCCTCCTCAAGAAACGCCTGCTCCAACTGCCTGATTTGCCGGTCAAGCAGGTAA
- a CDS encoding IS256 family transposase, whose amino-acid sequence MAIEKDLLDRLLADYKKPEDLIGETGLLKQLTKALLERALEAELTQHLGHEKHAPVATKGGNARNGKSAKTIKGEFGKLPIEVPRDRDSSFEPLIIPKGQTRFAGFDGKIISLYARGMTTREIQGHLEEIYGVEVSPALISSVTDAVADEVKIWQNRPLDALYPIVYMDAVRVKVRDNGHVSNKAVYLALGVTLDGIKEVLGMWVAENEGAKFWLQVVTELKNRGVEDIFIACVDGLKGFPEAIEAVFPRTQVQLCLVHMVRHSLRYVSWKQRKEVAADLKSIYQAATAEQAEMNLTEFEAKWDKTHPSIGQSWRRNWERITPFFAYPAEIRKVIYTTNAIESLNMSLRKVTKNRGSFPNDAAMFKLLYLALNNIAKKWTLPIRDWKAALNQFSILFEGRLPVY is encoded by the coding sequence ATGGCCATCGAAAAAGATCTGCTGGACCGTCTGCTTGCCGACTACAAGAAGCCCGAAGACCTGATCGGCGAAACCGGCTTGCTTAAACAGCTCACCAAGGCCCTTCTGGAACGAGCTTTGGAAGCGGAATTGACCCAACACCTGGGGCACGAGAAGCATGCTCCCGTGGCCACGAAAGGCGGCAATGCCCGCAATGGCAAGTCGGCCAAAACCATCAAGGGCGAATTCGGCAAACTGCCGATCGAGGTTCCGCGTGACCGGGACAGCAGCTTCGAGCCGCTCATCATTCCCAAGGGCCAGACCCGCTTCGCCGGCTTCGACGGCAAGATCATCTCCCTCTACGCCCGGGGGATGACGACCCGGGAGATCCAGGGGCATCTGGAAGAGATTTATGGCGTCGAGGTCTCTCCCGCCCTCATTTCCAGCGTGACCGATGCCGTCGCGGACGAGGTCAAGATCTGGCAGAACCGACCGCTCGACGCCCTCTATCCCATCGTCTATATGGACGCGGTCCGGGTCAAGGTGCGGGACAACGGCCACGTCAGCAATAAAGCGGTCTACCTGGCCCTGGGCGTCACCCTGGACGGCATCAAGGAGGTCCTGGGCATGTGGGTGGCCGAGAACGAGGGCGCCAAGTTCTGGCTACAGGTGGTGACCGAGTTGAAAAACCGGGGTGTCGAAGACATCTTCATCGCCTGCGTGGACGGGCTCAAAGGTTTCCCCGAGGCCATCGAAGCAGTCTTTCCTCGCACCCAGGTCCAGCTCTGCCTCGTTCACATGGTGCGCCATTCTCTCCGCTACGTCTCCTGGAAACAGCGCAAGGAAGTGGCGGCCGATCTGAAGTCCATTTACCAGGCCGCGACGGCCGAGCAGGCCGAAATGAACCTGACGGAGTTCGAAGCGAAGTGGGATAAAACCCACCCCTCCATCGGCCAGTCCTGGCGGCGCAACTGGGAGAGAATCACCCCGTTTTTCGCCTACCCGGCGGAGATTCGCAAGGTGATCTACACCACCAATGCGATCGAATCGCTAAACATGTCGCTGCGCAAGGTCACCAAGAACCGGGGCTCATTCCCCAACGACGCAGCCATGTTCAAACTGCTCTACCTGGCGCTAAACAATATCGCCAAGAAATGGACCCTGCCGATTCGGGACTGGAAGGCCGCCCTCAACCAGTTCTCTATCTTGTTCGAAGGCAGGTTGCCGGTTTACTGA
- a CDS encoding ethylbenzene dehydrogenase-related protein codes for MIHPRLLIKLLLLSLFLLPVSCREVPADRLYALHLGHTPDASDWERALPRDITVRGGRLHKEALIPDIDQDTVHVTTASCHHGASLPDPVEVDLRAFYTDSELWLRLSWADATHDERMMNWRWDGQEWHNTGGFEDGFGLLWDSRAAYPRFSCSYACHIDDFGVSGDNFHALNKMKLTRDGTQLDLWNWKAQRTGSHGFADDRYLDKDGMHGDLPGELFRPNSQAALHPEDGLQPFAKGDAPLVLADNTPVSKAFLPAGSQAPGYLTERPTGSRADIPAMSSYHDGRWTVILHRKLDTGDPRDVIFVPGDEAGVAFGLSLMDNTLMEHYASTTEEHLVLLRP; via the coding sequence GTGATTCATCCGCGTTTACTGATCAAGCTGCTCCTGCTCAGCCTCTTCCTGCTCCCGGTCAGTTGCCGGGAGGTTCCTGCCGACCGACTCTATGCCCTGCACCTTGGGCACACGCCGGATGCCAGCGATTGGGAACGGGCGTTGCCGCGGGATATCACGGTGCGGGGCGGGCGACTCCACAAGGAGGCGCTTATCCCCGATATCGACCAGGACACGGTTCACGTCACAACCGCCTCCTGTCATCATGGTGCGTCTCTGCCCGATCCGGTCGAAGTCGATCTGCGCGCCTTTTACACGGACAGTGAGCTCTGGCTGCGACTCTCCTGGGCCGACGCCACTCACGATGAACGAATGATGAACTGGCGCTGGGATGGCCAGGAATGGCATAATACCGGCGGTTTCGAGGACGGCTTCGGCCTGCTCTGGGACAGCCGGGCGGCCTATCCCCGCTTCTCCTGCTCCTACGCCTGCCATATCGATGATTTCGGCGTCAGCGGCGACAACTTCCATGCCTTGAACAAGATGAAGTTGACCCGTGACGGCACGCAGCTCGATCTCTGGAACTGGAAGGCACAGCGCACCGGCAGCCATGGTTTCGCCGACGATCGCTACCTCGACAAGGACGGCATGCACGGCGATCTCCCCGGCGAGTTGTTCCGGCCCAATTCCCAGGCCGCACTCCACCCGGAAGATGGGCTGCAGCCCTTCGCCAAGGGAGACGCGCCGCTGGTGCTGGCCGACAACACCCCGGTCAGCAAAGCCTTCCTGCCCGCCGGGAGCCAGGCTCCGGGTTACCTGACCGAGCGTCCTACCGGGAGCCGCGCTGATATCCCGGCGATGTCCAGCTACCACGACGGGCGCTGGACCGTAATCCTGCACCGCAAGCTCGATACCGGCGATCCCCGCGATGTGATCTTTGTCCCCGGCGACGAAGCCGGCGTCGCCTTCGGGCTGTCGCTGATGGACAATACGCTGATGGAACATTACGCCTCGACTACCGAGGAACATCTGGTTCTGCTCCGTCCCTGA
- a CDS encoding sigma-54-dependent transcriptional regulator, which produces MASEKILLVDDEEGMRRLLSRVLSREGYEPTTAASGEEALRLVGGEQFDLVITDIKMAGMSGLDLLHELKAFDPALPIIVITAYGTVESAVQALRAGAYDYITKPFENDEIKLTVAKALERERLLAENRYLHQELEGRYAFSGIVGKSLAMQEVFEISSSVAQSNANVLITGESGTGKELIARSIHFSSPRKEKPFIVLNCAALSEGVLESELFGHERGAFTGATATKKGRFELAHEGTLFIDEVGEMSLTAQVKLLRVLQEHEFERVGGTRTIRSDVRLVAATNKNLETEVKKGTFREDLFYRLNVVNIELPPLRERREDIEGLARHFLAKYVQETGKKIQDLAPRTLSCLLAYEWPGNVRELQNAIERAVVLAKGEVITPRDLPQGLQGDGQICLELPERGGSLPEILEDLERQLIMQTLKREGGSQTRAADALGIKRTTLRYKLEKYQLLS; this is translated from the coding sequence ATGGCCTCCGAAAAAATTCTCCTGGTCGATGACGAAGAAGGGATGCGGCGGCTCCTCTCCCGGGTCCTCTCCCGCGAGGGGTACGAGCCGACCACTGCTGCCAGCGGCGAAGAAGCGCTACGCCTGGTCGGCGGCGAGCAGTTCGACCTTGTCATTACCGATATCAAGATGGCCGGGATGAGTGGCCTCGACCTGCTGCACGAGCTGAAAGCCTTCGACCCGGCCCTGCCGATCATTGTCATCACCGCCTACGGCACCGTCGAAAGCGCGGTCCAGGCGCTGCGCGCCGGCGCCTACGACTACATCACCAAGCCCTTCGAGAATGACGAGATCAAGCTGACCGTGGCCAAGGCTCTCGAACGGGAACGGCTGCTGGCGGAGAACCGCTATCTGCACCAGGAGTTGGAAGGGCGCTACGCCTTCTCCGGCATCGTCGGCAAGTCGCTGGCGATGCAGGAGGTCTTCGAGATCTCCTCCTCGGTGGCGCAGAGCAATGCCAACGTCCTCATCACCGGCGAAAGCGGTACCGGCAAGGAGCTGATCGCCCGCTCGATCCACTTCAGCTCGCCGCGCAAGGAGAAGCCCTTCATCGTCCTCAACTGCGCCGCCCTCTCCGAAGGGGTGCTGGAGAGCGAGCTCTTCGGCCACGAGCGCGGCGCCTTTACCGGCGCCACCGCCACCAAGAAGGGGCGCTTCGAACTCGCCCACGAGGGGACCCTCTTCATCGACGAGGTCGGCGAGATGTCGCTGACCGCGCAGGTCAAGCTGCTGCGGGTGTTGCAGGAGCACGAATTCGAACGGGTCGGCGGCACCCGCACCATTCGCAGCGATGTGCGGCTGGTGGCGGCGACCAACAAAAACCTCGAAACTGAGGTGAAGAAGGGGACGTTTCGCGAGGATCTCTTCTATCGACTGAACGTCGTCAATATCGAGCTGCCGCCGTTGCGCGAGCGACGCGAGGATATCGAGGGGCTGGCCCGCCACTTCCTCGCCAAGTACGTGCAGGAGACCGGCAAAAAAATCCAGGATCTGGCGCCGCGCACCCTGAGTTGCCTGCTCGCCTACGAGTGGCCGGGGAACGTGCGCGAGTTGCAGAACGCCATCGAGCGCGCGGTCGTCCTCGCCAAAGGCGAGGTGATCACGCCGCGCGATCTTCCCCAGGGGTTGCAGGGGGATGGGCAGATCTGCCTTGAGCTGCCCGAGCGGGGCGGCAGCCTGCCGGAGATTCTCGAAGACCTTGAGCGGCAACTGATCATGCAGACGCTGAAGCGGGAAGGGGGGTCGCAGACCCGCGCCGCCGATGCCCTCGGCATCAAACGCACGACCCTGCGCTACAAGCTGGAAAAATATCAACTCCTCTCCTGA